Below is a genomic region from Spirosoma radiotolerans.
GAGTTTTCGGGTAAGCTGAAAATGCGGGGAACCGCCAGCGAAATAACGTCGGCACCGGCCTGCACGTTAGCCTGCGCCAGTTTAATGGCAACTTTCAGGGAGGGGTGGTTCGACTGAGCGACGATTTTCACCCGACCCGCAGCCCGTTCTACCGCCACCCGAACAACCTGTAATTTTTCGTCGTCGGTTAGTTTGTAAAATTCGCTGGCGTAGGCGGGCAGGCAAACGGCCTTGATACCACCGTCGATGGCAAAGTCAATTAAACTACGGAGTGCGTCTTCGTCGATCTCCTCATTGTCGGTAAATGGTGTTGGAATAATGGGTACTACGCCAAACAGTTCGTTGTCTGTGTTAGTCATAACTTTGCCGGTTCTTGATTGATATTAGCTACTTTTTTTTGTTGTACTTTACTATCGACGATCGATAAAATAAGGGTTGAGACGAGCACAAGCACACCGCCAATGATGGCCTGTTGGTTCAGGGTTTCGCCGAGCCAGATGGCGGCAATGGGTAAGCCCATGAACGTAATGAGGTAGTTGGATAAAGCGACCTGTGTGGCATCCAGATTCTTCAACGCCTTGAAAAACAGGAGCATCGATAGGAAATTATGAAAGAGTGTGAGCGAGATCATCCCGATCCAGGTATTCGTGGTAAAGGAGGGGATTTTAGAAAACATCTCAGGTTCGTAATACAGTACGAGTGGCGTCAGGAGAATGGACATGACCAGGTAGGTGTAAAAAACCATCTCCATCTCGGTGTACTGGCCTGATACTTTTTTGCACCCCACGTTGTAGTACGCATTGCCCAGAATGGCCAGGAAAATGAGGCCGTTGCCCAGGGCATAGCGCGAGCTTAAGTCCACGCGTTTAATGTCGTCGGTTGAGCAGAGAGCCACCCCAATGATCGCAATGGCGAAGCTGATCCAGCGGGCGGTGTTCATCTTCTCTTTCAGAATCAGAAAGGCGAAAACAGCCGTAATCACGGGCAGT
It encodes:
- a CDS encoding DMT family transporter: MNKSIQSWAILFFCNLIWSFHFTSIKLTQDQVGPYFTVWAPMLLATIFLAPFVIRDFRKGGKKLKDILIFVQLAALGAFPSQVLMTWGTQYSLASNAAILVMTLPVITAVFAFLILKEKMNTARWISFAIAIIGVALCSTDDIKRVDLSSRYALGNGLIFLAILGNAYYNVGCKKVSGQYTEMEMVFYTYLVMSILLTPLVLYYEPEMFSKIPSFTTNTWIGMISLTLFHNFLSMLLFFKALKNLDATQVALSNYLITFMGLPIAAIWLGETLNQQAIIGGVLVLVSTLILSIVDSKVQQKKVANINQEPAKL